From the Lathyrus oleraceus cultivar Zhongwan6 chromosome 4, CAAS_Psat_ZW6_1.0, whole genome shotgun sequence genome, one window contains:
- the LOC127074391 gene encoding FRIGIDA-like protein 3, whose product MDDMEQANENNRESMLEQLAQAFLELEAQKGSSEDKVQWVEIKQHFSDLETILNKKHEELQAKEREYEGKQLETNTILTQRKAAVTSKEQDLLDRLQELKDAAVASIVEARANHQTATLEFVYDGENKDDKVSSSPENSPYKSGEKSEGVANDVTPLLEIKIFCEKMDGNGLLDYVVAHKKKVPVFREEISVALESAIDPARLVLDLLVGFYPANDTTQQKEKLGAALQGKRKSCILILEAMASLLARADPGADHLLNPETKQQAKAIADEWRLKLASADIDAANGNSLEAEAFLQLLSIFRIASEFGEEELCKLVLAVAQNRSAPELCRSIGLTHKVPALVEILINNEKQIAAVHFIQLFQLQESFPPVPLLRTYLKNQRRNSQVKADNVRDIATAKIDANAQELAALRVVIKCIEEYQFESEYPLDTLHKRVHQLEKAKTEKRRGGDFFKRPQQSKRPRPNERHFPLRSFGRGGGASGVVTGRQGPPVRTAYAGTADRYPHYAAVAHDYQVPGQAMYTPQPSAAPSNYGRYIGSSLQSSHQHYM is encoded by the exons ATGGATGACATGGAGCAAGCCAATGAAAATAACCGAGAGTCTATGTTAGAGCAGCTTGCTCAGGCGTTTCTTGAATTGGAAGCTCAGAAGGGCTCTTCTGAGGATAAGGTTCAATGGGTTGAAATTAAGCAACATTTTTCTGACCTTGAGACGATATTGAACAAGAAACATGAAGAGCTGCAGGCTAAGGAGAGGGAGTATGAAGGGAAACAATTAGAAACAAATACAATACTCACACAGAGAAAGGCGGCAGTTACTTCAAAAGAACAAGATCTATTAGATCGTTTGCAGGAGCTTAAAGATGCTGCTGTAGCTTCCATTGTAGAGGCTCGTGCAAATCACCAGACTGCAACTTTGGAGTTTGTGTATGATGGGGAGAACAAAGATGATAAGGTAAGTAGTTCCCCCGAGAACTCTCCATATAAGTCTGGTGAAAAGTCTGAAGGTGTGGCTAATGACGTTACGCCACTTCTAGAGATAAAAATATTTTGTGAGAAAATGGATGGGAATGGTCTTCTGGATTATGTTGTGGCACATAAGAAAAAAGTGCCTGTTTTTCGTGAAGAAATTTCTGTTGCATTAGAAAGTGCGATTGATCCAGCACGCTTGGTGCTTGATTTACTAGTGGGGTTTTATCCCGCCAATGACACTACCCAACAAAAAGAAAAATTGGGTGCTGCCCTTCAGGGCAAGCGCAAATCCTGTATTCTAATTTTGGAAGCCATGGCCAGTTTATTGGCAAGGGCTGACCCAGGTGCAGATCACCTTTTGAACCCTGAAACCAAGCAGCAAGCCAAGGCAATTGCTGATGAGTGGAGGCTCAAGTTAGCTAGTGCAGACATTGATGCTGCCAATGGAAACTCATTGGAAGCAGAGGCATTCTTGCAGCTTCTTTCAATTTTTAGGATTGCTTCAGAGTTTGGTGAGGAAGAACTCTGCAAGCTTGTACTTGCAGTTGCTCAGAATAGATCGGCACCTGAGCTCTGCCGCTCTATTGGGTTAACTCACAAAGTACCAG CTCTTGTCGAAATATTAATCAACAACGAGAAACAGATTGCGGCTGTACATTTTATTCAACTCTTCCAGCTCCAAGAAAGCTTTCCCCCTGTGCCCCTCCTAAGGACATACCTCAAAAACCAAAGGAGAAATTCGCAAGTAAAGGCTGATAATGTGCGCGATATTGCTACTGCAAAG ATTGATGCCAATGCACAAGAGCTTGCTGCGCTGAGAGTTGTAATTAAGTGCATCGAAGAATACCAGTTCGAATCCGAGTACCCACTTGATACACTCCACAAAAGGGTTCATCAACTAGAGAAAGCAAAAACAGAAAAACGGAGAGGTGGGGACTTTTTTAAACGTCCGCAACAATCAAAGAGGCCAAGGCCTAATGAGAGGCATTTCCCTCTCCGATCTTTTGGTCGTGGTGGCGGTGCTTCAGGTGTTGTTACGGGTAGGCAGGGACCCCCTGTTAGGACAGCATATGCAGGAACTGCTGATCGATATCCCCATTATGCTGCAGTCGCACATGATTACCAAGTTCCGGGCCAAGCTATGTACACTCCGCAGCCTAGTGCAGCTCCTTCTAACTATGGTCGTTATATAGGTAGTAGTTTGCAATCCTCACACCAGCATTACATGTGA